In the genome of Vibrio sp. NTOU-M3, one region contains:
- a CDS encoding succinylglutamate desuccinylase/aspartoacylase family protein, producing MRQAKGLKLVAKAKKNSAFEFLGESISPGERKVVELEAAKLYTHSPLSIPVEIINGKQAGPVLMVNAAIHGDELNGVEIVRQLINTIDASKLKGTVIAVPIVNVFGFIHKSRYLPDRRDLNRCFPGSEKGSLASRMANTFFSQVAKRCDYILDLHTGAIHRTNLPQIRADLSNPETLRIAQAFATPVIVDAPLRDGSLRSEAERLGIPVLTYEAGEALRFEPICISAGFIGVQRVMQAIGMLRSSRKRLPPPVIAKSTSWLRAESDGILRTVVTLGEKVEKGQVLAYISAPLGHSEIELTARKGGIVIGQQTLPLVNEGDAIFHLAYFEQDDEEVEQVVEEFIEEVTDLDVDPLTTGQINAPAQ from the coding sequence ATGCGGCAAGCAAAAGGACTAAAACTCGTGGCAAAGGCTAAGAAGAATAGCGCATTTGAATTTCTCGGCGAGTCTATCTCGCCGGGAGAGCGTAAGGTTGTTGAGTTAGAAGCTGCGAAGCTTTATACCCATTCGCCTTTATCGATCCCTGTTGAGATCATCAATGGTAAACAAGCAGGACCGGTTTTAATGGTCAATGCTGCTATCCATGGTGATGAGCTTAACGGCGTTGAAATTGTACGCCAGTTGATCAACACCATTGATGCTAGCAAGCTCAAAGGTACCGTGATTGCTGTGCCAATCGTCAACGTATTTGGCTTTATTCATAAATCGCGTTACCTACCGGATCGACGCGATCTAAACCGCTGCTTCCCAGGAAGTGAGAAAGGCTCGCTAGCATCACGCATGGCCAATACTTTCTTCTCTCAGGTTGCTAAGCGCTGTGATTACATTCTGGACTTACACACGGGTGCGATTCACCGCACTAACCTGCCACAAATTCGTGCAGATTTAAGTAACCCAGAAACACTTCGTATTGCTCAGGCGTTCGCTACGCCAGTGATAGTCGATGCTCCACTACGTGATGGTTCTCTGCGTAGCGAGGCTGAACGCCTGGGCATTCCGGTTCTGACTTACGAAGCGGGTGAAGCATTACGCTTTGAGCCGATTTGTATCAGTGCCGGTTTCATCGGTGTACAACGTGTGATGCAGGCGATTGGCATGCTGCGCTCAAGTCGTAAAAGGCTGCCACCCCCCGTGATTGCGAAATCTACTAGCTGGCTGCGTGCTGAAAGTGATGGCATCTTACGTACGGTGGTAACACTGGGTGAAAAAGTTGAAAAAGGCCAGGTGCTGGCTTACATCAGCGCCCCACTTGGCCACAGTGAGATTGAACTCACCGCTCGCAAAGGCGGTATTGTTATCGGTCAACAGACCCTACCTTTGGTCAACGAAGGCGATGCAATCTTCCACTTAGCTTACTTTGAGCAAGATGATGAAGAAGTGGAACAAGTAGTTGAGGAGTTCATTGAAGAGGTTACTGACCTTGACGTTGATCCTTTAACAACTGGCCAAATCAACGCCCCTGCTCAGTAA
- the rimK gene encoding 30S ribosomal protein S6--L-glutamate ligase, whose product MKIGILSRNANLYSTKRLIEAAESRGHEVKVIDALRCYMNINSEKPEIHFKGEELSGFDAIVPRIGASVTFYGTAVLRQFEMMGVYPVNESVAITRSRDKLRSMQLLSRKGIGMPITGFASKPDDVKDLLEMVGGAPVVIKLLEGTQGIGVVLAETRKAAESVVEAFMGLKANIMVQEYIKEAGGADIRCFVIGDKVIAAMKRQGAEGEFRSNLHRGGSASLIKITPEERRTAVAAAKIMGLNVAGVDLLRSDRGPLVMEVNSSPGLEGIEAATGKDIAGMIVEFIEKNAASKRTKTRGKG is encoded by the coding sequence ATGAAAATTGGTATTCTGTCTCGCAACGCGAACCTGTACTCAACCAAGCGTCTAATTGAAGCGGCAGAAAGCCGTGGTCATGAAGTAAAAGTGATCGATGCGCTACGTTGTTACATGAATATCAACTCAGAGAAACCAGAGATCCACTTCAAAGGTGAAGAGCTGTCTGGCTTTGATGCGATTGTTCCTCGAATCGGTGCGTCTGTGACTTTCTACGGCACAGCGGTACTACGTCAATTCGAAATGATGGGCGTATATCCAGTTAATGAGTCAGTGGCAATCACTCGCTCACGCGACAAGCTTCGCTCTATGCAGCTACTGTCACGTAAAGGTATCGGCATGCCTATCACTGGCTTTGCAAGCAAACCTGATGACGTAAAAGACCTGCTTGAAATGGTTGGCGGTGCGCCAGTCGTTATTAAGCTACTAGAAGGTACTCAAGGTATCGGTGTAGTCCTGGCTGAAACTCGTAAAGCAGCAGAAAGCGTAGTTGAAGCATTCATGGGCTTAAAAGCAAACATCATGGTGCAAGAGTACATCAAAGAAGCGGGCGGCGCGGATATTCGCTGTTTCGTAATTGGTGACAAAGTGATTGCTGCGATGAAACGCCAAGGTGCTGAAGGCGAATTCCGCTCAAACCTGCACCGTGGTGGTAGTGCATCTTTAATCAAGATCACTCCAGAAGAGCGCCGTACTGCGGTAGCGGCTGCGAAGATAATGGGTCTAAATGTGGCTGGGGTGGATCTACTAAGATCAGACCGTGGTCCATTAGTCATGGAAGTAAACTCATCTCCAGGTCTTGAAGGTATTGAGGCCGCAACTGGTAAAGACATTGCTGGAATGATTGTCGAATTTATTGAGAAGAATGCGGCAAGCAAAAGGACTAAAACTCGTGGCAAAGGCTAA
- a CDS encoding ATP-dependent zinc protease: protein MKEKLLVGWRETLSLPGLGINEINAKIDTGARTSCLHAFKVESFKKDEALWVRFWIHPMQHNTEFEKVCEAKVIDERTVRDSGGHEESRYVIESELSIGGKSWPIEITLTNRENMAFRMLLGRTAMHDRIIVDPVESFLVPFEESK from the coding sequence ATGAAAGAAAAACTATTAGTCGGTTGGCGAGAAACTCTTAGCCTGCCAGGTTTAGGTATTAATGAAATTAACGCAAAGATTGATACCGGAGCCAGGACGTCTTGCTTACACGCGTTCAAAGTAGAGAGCTTTAAAAAGGACGAAGCTCTTTGGGTCAGATTCTGGATCCACCCAATGCAGCACAACACGGAATTCGAAAAAGTTTGTGAAGCTAAAGTAATTGATGAGCGCACAGTGCGCGACTCAGGTGGTCACGAAGAATCACGTTATGTGATCGAATCTGAACTGAGCATTGGCGGAAAAAGTTGGCCAATCGAAATTACTTTAACTAATCGCGAAAACATGGCTTTTCGCATGTTATTAGGTCGCACTGCAATGCACGATCGCATCATTGTCGACCCTGTTGAATCGTTTTTAGTCCCTTTCGAGGAAAGCAAATAA
- a CDS encoding aminoacyl-histidine dipeptidase, which produces MSEFHSEISHLSPQPLWQFFDKICSIPHPSKHEETLAQYIVDWATEQGLEVRRDPTGNVFIKKPATAGMENRKGVVLQAHIDMVPQKNEDTDHDFTKDPIQPYIDGEWVTAKGTTLGADNGMGMASCLAVLASKDLKHGPLEVLLTIDEEAGMTGAFGLEAGWLEGEILLNTDSEQEGEVYMGCAGGIDGEMTFDIKREAIPTGYVTRQLVLKGLKGGHSGCDIHTGRGNANKLVARFLAGHAQELDLRLVEFRGGSLRNAIPREAFVTVAVPAENEAKLAELFEFYTNLLKTELGKVETDIVSFNEAIDTDAHALVVADQQRFIAALNACPNGVIRMSDEIEGVVETSLNVGVITTEENQIQVLCLVRSLIDSGRQQVEGMLTSVAELAGAQIEFSGAYPGWKPDADSEIMAIFRDMYEGIYGHKPNIMVIHAGLECGLFKEPYPNMDMVSFGPTIKFPHSPDEKVKIDTVALFWDQMVALLEAIPEKA; this is translated from the coding sequence GTGTCTGAATTCCATTCTGAAATTAGCCACTTGTCACCACAGCCTTTGTGGCAGTTCTTCGACAAGATTTGTTCTATTCCACACCCTTCAAAACATGAAGAAACGCTTGCTCAATACATCGTAGATTGGGCAACGGAACAAGGTCTAGAGGTTCGCCGAGATCCAACCGGCAACGTATTTATCAAAAAGCCTGCGACGGCTGGAATGGAAAACCGTAAAGGTGTGGTGCTTCAAGCTCACATTGATATGGTTCCTCAAAAAAATGAAGACACAGACCACGACTTTACCAAAGATCCAATTCAACCCTACATTGATGGTGAATGGGTAACAGCAAAAGGCACCACACTTGGTGCAGACAATGGTATGGGAATGGCGTCTTGTCTTGCTGTCCTTGCATCAAAAGATCTCAAACATGGCCCTCTTGAAGTGTTGCTGACGATTGATGAAGAAGCAGGCATGACAGGTGCGTTTGGTCTTGAAGCGGGTTGGTTAGAAGGTGAGATCCTTTTAAACACTGACTCTGAGCAAGAAGGCGAAGTCTACATGGGCTGTGCTGGCGGCATCGATGGCGAAATGACTTTTGACATCAAACGTGAAGCAATCCCAACAGGTTACGTTACTCGCCAGCTAGTGCTTAAAGGCCTAAAAGGCGGTCACTCTGGTTGTGATATTCACACCGGTCGTGGTAACGCAAATAAACTAGTTGCTCGTTTCCTTGCAGGTCACGCGCAGGAGCTTGATCTTCGTCTAGTTGAATTCCGTGGTGGTAGCCTACGTAATGCGATTCCTCGCGAAGCATTCGTAACGGTAGCGGTTCCTGCTGAAAACGAAGCAAAACTTGCAGAGCTGTTTGAGTTCTACACTAACCTGCTTAAAACAGAGCTAGGTAAAGTGGAAACGGACATCGTTTCTTTCAACGAAGCCATCGACACTGACGCTCACGCTCTAGTGGTTGCAGACCAACAACGTTTCATCGCAGCACTAAATGCATGTCCAAATGGCGTGATCCGCATGAGCGACGAAATCGAAGGCGTGGTAGAGACTTCTCTTAACGTTGGCGTTATCACAACGGAAGAGAACCAAATTCAAGTGCTATGTCTAGTTCGCTCACTGATTGACTCGGGTCGTCAGCAAGTAGAAGGCATGCTAACTTCTGTTGCTGAGCTAGCGGGTGCACAAATTGAATTCTCTGGCGCTTACCCAGGTTGGAAACCAGACGCTGATTCTGAAATCATGGCTATCTTCCGTGATATGTATGAAGGCATCTACGGTCACAAACCAAACATCATGGTGATTCACGCAGGTCTAGAGTGTGGTCTATTCAAAGAACCTTACCCGAACATGGACATGGTTTCTTTTGGCCCAACGATCAAGTTCCCTCACTCTCCTGATGAGAAAGTGAAGATCGATACCGTTGCCCTATTCTGGGATCAAATGGTTGCGCTATTAGAAGCAATTCCTGAAAAGGCATAA
- a CDS encoding NCS2 family permease — MLERLFKLSENGTNVRTEIIAGLTTFLTMAYIIFVNPAILADAGMDRGAVFVATCLAAAIGCFIMGFVANYPIAQAPGMGLNAFFTYAVVLGMGYTWQVALAAVFVSGVLFIFLSVFKIREWIINSIPMSLRTGISAGIGLFLAFIGLKNAGIVVDNPATLVSMGAITSLPAVLASIGFFLTIALVHRGVKGAVMIAILAVTGLGLLFGDVQWGGVMSAPPSIAPTFLQLDFSAVFEVGMISVVFAFLFVDLFDTAGTLVGVSQKAGLVGEDGKIPRLNKALLADSTATSVGALLGTSNTTSYIESVSGVAAGGRTGLTAVVVGILFLLALFFSPLAGMIPAYATAGALFYVAILMLSGLVSIDWRDLTEAAPVVVTCLLMPLTFSIAEGISLGFIAYAAIKLFSGKGREVSMSVWVMSAIFIIKYIVA, encoded by the coding sequence ATGCTCGAAAGGCTATTTAAACTAAGCGAAAATGGCACGAACGTGAGAACTGAGATCATCGCGGGTCTGACTACGTTCTTGACAATGGCTTACATCATTTTTGTTAACCCAGCAATTCTCGCTGATGCAGGAATGGATCGTGGTGCAGTATTTGTGGCCACTTGTTTAGCGGCGGCTATTGGCTGTTTCATTATGGGCTTTGTTGCCAATTACCCAATCGCGCAAGCACCGGGCATGGGGTTAAATGCATTCTTTACCTATGCGGTAGTGCTTGGCATGGGCTACACTTGGCAGGTTGCGTTAGCGGCGGTTTTTGTGTCGGGTGTTCTATTTATTTTCCTAAGCGTGTTCAAGATCCGTGAATGGATCATCAATTCGATTCCAATGTCGTTGCGAACAGGTATTTCAGCGGGTATCGGCCTTTTCCTTGCTTTCATTGGTTTGAAAAATGCAGGAATTGTCGTTGATAACCCAGCGACACTTGTTTCTATGGGCGCAATCACATCGCTGCCTGCAGTGCTTGCTTCAATTGGCTTTTTCTTGACGATTGCTCTGGTTCACCGTGGTGTGAAAGGCGCAGTGATGATTGCTATCTTGGCAGTGACAGGGCTGGGCCTATTGTTTGGTGATGTACAGTGGGGTGGAGTAATGTCAGCGCCTCCAAGCATCGCACCTACGTTCCTTCAATTGGATTTCTCCGCTGTATTTGAAGTCGGCATGATCTCAGTGGTGTTTGCTTTCTTGTTTGTGGATTTATTTGATACAGCAGGCACGTTAGTTGGCGTTTCTCAAAAAGCAGGTTTAGTGGGTGAAGATGGCAAGATCCCTCGTTTAAATAAAGCGTTACTGGCAGACTCTACTGCAACATCGGTTGGTGCACTTTTGGGTACATCAAATACCACGTCATACATCGAAAGTGTGTCTGGTGTTGCTGCGGGTGGACGAACTGGCTTAACTGCGGTTGTGGTTGGCATTTTGTTCCTACTTGCACTGTTCTTCTCGCCATTAGCTGGTATGATTCCGGCGTATGCGACAGCAGGCGCGTTATTTTATGTTGCGATTCTGATGCTTTCTGGCTTAGTTAGTATCGATTGGCGTGACCTAACGGAAGCTGCACCTGTTGTGGTTACTTGTTTGTTGATGCCTCTGACGTTTTCTATCGCAGAAGGTATTTCGCTAGGCTTTATTGCTTATGCCGCAATCAAGTTGTTCAGTGGTAAAGGGCGAGAGGTTTCCATGAGTGTATGGGTGATGTCTGCTATCTTTATCATCAAATATATTGTCGCTTAA
- the tet(34) gene encoding oxytetracycline resistance phosphoribosyltransferase domain-containing protein Tet(34) — MSKKFIITWDQMHSFCRELAAKQMPAEQWKGIWAVSRGGLVPGAILARELGIRYVDTICISSYDHDHQRDMSVLKAPEGDGEGYLIVEDLVDSGDTARKLRDLYPKAKLIAVCAKPSGAELLDDYVVDIAQETWIEQPWDMAIQYIEPINRKQK, encoded by the coding sequence ATGAGTAAGAAATTCATCATTACCTGGGATCAGATGCACTCTTTTTGTCGTGAACTCGCTGCGAAGCAAATGCCAGCCGAACAGTGGAAAGGCATTTGGGCAGTAAGCCGTGGTGGCTTAGTTCCTGGTGCTATTTTGGCTCGTGAACTGGGTATTCGCTACGTCGATACTATCTGTATTTCAAGCTACGACCATGATCACCAACGTGACATGAGCGTGCTGAAGGCGCCTGAAGGAGATGGTGAAGGCTACTTGATTGTTGAAGATCTTGTAGATAGCGGTGATACCGCACGTAAACTTCGTGATTTATATCCTAAAGCGAAACTGATTGCGGTATGTGCAAAACCTTCTGGTGCTGAGTTGCTGGATGACTACGTTGTCGACATTGCTCAAGAAACTTGGATTGAGCAACCATGGGATATGGCAATCCAGTACATCGAGCCGATTAATCGTAAACAAAAATAA
- the frsA gene encoding esterase FrsA: MSEEVSKNLSETLFVKHKQAKETSALTRYMPTSLETLEQKRQSEGYRWYRNLRRLQWVWQGIEPIEQESVLSRIASSDGSRTEDQWLDTVMGYRSGNWAYEWTKLGMQHQKRANDLDGDQAADELFSASLCFSIAGYPHLKNDNLALQAQVLANSAYNEAAKKSRFIIKQIEVPYKNKRIIANLHLSKTDKPQPVVIVSAGLDSLQTDMWRLFRDHLAERDIAMLTVDMPSIGHSNHWSLSENSSCLHQAVLDYLPQLPWVDHFRVGLIGFRFGGNAMVRLSFVEQEKIKACVTLGAPIHDVLSSPEKLKKMPKMYLDVLASRLGKTAVDINSLASQMMAWSLKVQGFLTSRKTKVPILALSLEGDMISPPSDNQLVALFSEYGKAKKISAKTITQGYEQSLDLAIKWLEDELLR, translated from the coding sequence ATGTCTGAAGAAGTAAGTAAAAACCTCTCTGAAACTCTATTTGTGAAGCACAAGCAAGCAAAAGAAACCTCCGCTTTAACTCGATATATGCCAACCAGTTTGGAGACGTTAGAGCAAAAACGTCAGTCAGAAGGCTATCGCTGGTATCGAAACTTAAGGCGTTTGCAGTGGGTATGGCAGGGAATTGAGCCGATTGAACAAGAGAGTGTGCTGTCACGTATTGCTTCTTCAGATGGTTCACGTACAGAAGACCAGTGGCTTGACACTGTGATGGGCTATCGCAGTGGCAACTGGGCTTATGAATGGACCAAATTAGGTATGCAGCATCAAAAGCGAGCGAATGATCTCGATGGTGATCAAGCGGCTGATGAGCTGTTTAGTGCATCGCTCTGTTTTAGTATTGCTGGTTACCCTCACTTAAAAAATGACAACCTTGCATTACAAGCACAGGTGCTGGCGAACAGTGCCTACAATGAAGCAGCGAAGAAAAGTCGCTTTATTATCAAGCAAATTGAAGTGCCTTATAAAAATAAGCGGATCATAGCTAACTTACACCTTTCCAAAACAGACAAACCTCAACCTGTTGTGATCGTCAGTGCCGGATTAGATAGCTTGCAAACTGACATGTGGCGATTGTTTCGCGATCACCTAGCTGAACGTGATATTGCAATGTTAACCGTGGATATGCCGTCGATTGGCCACAGCAATCACTGGTCTTTGAGTGAGAACTCATCGTGCCTACATCAAGCCGTCTTAGATTATTTACCGCAATTGCCATGGGTTGACCATTTCCGTGTCGGCCTGATTGGTTTCCGCTTTGGTGGCAATGCGATGGTGCGGTTATCGTTTGTTGAGCAAGAAAAAATCAAAGCGTGTGTGACATTGGGGGCGCCCATTCATGATGTTCTTTCTTCACCAGAAAAACTGAAAAAAATGCCTAAAATGTATTTGGATGTGTTGGCCTCTCGCTTAGGGAAAACCGCTGTCGATATTAATAGCTTAGCGTCACAAATGATGGCGTGGTCGCTTAAGGTGCAAGGCTTTTTGACCAGTCGCAAGACAAAAGTGCCAATTTTAGCACTGAGTTTGGAAGGCGATATGATTTCGCCACCATCGGATAATCAGCTAGTAGCACTTTTTAGTGAATACGGCAAGGCGAAGAAAATAAGTGCAAAAACAATTACTCAAGGATATGAGCAATCCCTCGATTTAGCCATAAAATGGTTAGAGGATGAGTTATTGAGATGA
- the crl gene encoding sigma factor-binding protein Crl → MSEMTAKPTHYRLLTTLKAIGPYLREGQCNEEQYLFDCLSVCVDDKKSPEEREFWGWWLELVKTDEGFAAKYYTGQYDVSGNWQDLKIPAKIVPEINRTQEVFHQKLVDTLQEKFSLDVNLHAESAEFV, encoded by the coding sequence ATGTCTGAGATGACGGCAAAACCTACTCATTACCGCTTGCTGACGACGTTAAAAGCCATTGGTCCTTATCTTAGAGAGGGGCAATGCAACGAGGAGCAATATTTGTTCGATTGTTTGTCGGTTTGTGTTGACGACAAGAAGTCACCTGAAGAACGAGAGTTCTGGGGCTGGTGGCTAGAATTGGTCAAAACGGATGAGGGGTTCGCTGCAAAATATTACACGGGACAGTACGATGTCTCTGGAAATTGGCAAGATCTAAAGATTCCAGCGAAAATCGTACCAGAAATAAATCGAACTCAAGAAGTATTTCATCAAAAGCTGGTTGATACTTTGCAAGAAAAATTTTCTTTAGACGTTAATTTACATGCAGAGTCAGCGGAATTTGTCTGA
- the proB gene encoding glutamate 5-kinase, which translates to MTMNQHNGKVQQPQTMVVKLGTSVLTGGTLALDRAHMVELARQCAELKKLGHAVVMVSSGAIAAGREHLGYPALPNSMASKQLLAAVGQSQLIQTWESLFAIYGIKIGQMLLTRADLDDRERFLNARDTINALVENDIIPVVNENDAVATSEIKVGDNDNLSALVGILCGADKLLLLTDQKGLFTADPRKDPNAELIKEVKTIDDTLRKIAGGSGTTLGTGGMATKLQAADIARRAGIEVIIAAGSAPNVVFDSLGDNPQGTRFLPCEEALENRKRWILAGPAASGDIVIDDGAVNAVVGKGSSLLAKGLIKVSGEFARGDVVRVTDTQGKLIARGIASYSSQDMAKIVGKHSKDIIGILGYDYGNEVLHRDDMVVIQE; encoded by the coding sequence ATGACAATGAATCAACACAACGGAAAAGTTCAACAACCACAAACGATGGTTGTAAAACTGGGAACCAGTGTTCTTACTGGTGGAACCTTGGCGCTGGACCGTGCTCACATGGTTGAGCTGGCGCGTCAATGTGCGGAACTAAAGAAACTTGGCCATGCAGTGGTCATGGTTTCCTCTGGTGCGATAGCTGCAGGCAGAGAGCACTTAGGTTACCCCGCACTCCCCAATTCGATGGCGAGTAAGCAATTACTTGCTGCAGTTGGTCAGAGCCAGTTGATTCAAACATGGGAGTCACTCTTTGCGATTTATGGCATCAAAATTGGTCAAATGTTGCTAACACGTGCTGATTTGGATGACCGTGAGCGTTTCCTTAATGCGCGCGATACCATCAATGCTCTGGTTGAAAACGACATTATTCCAGTGGTAAATGAGAACGATGCAGTAGCGACCAGCGAAATTAAAGTCGGCGATAATGATAATTTGTCTGCTTTAGTCGGTATTTTATGTGGTGCAGATAAGCTGCTACTGCTGACTGACCAAAAAGGTTTATTTACTGCTGACCCGCGCAAAGACCCAAATGCTGAACTAATTAAAGAAGTTAAGACCATTGACGATACCCTGCGCAAAATTGCAGGTGGTAGTGGTACCACGTTAGGCACGGGTGGTATGGCAACTAAGCTACAAGCGGCAGATATTGCACGCCGAGCGGGCATTGAGGTCATCATTGCAGCGGGTAGCGCACCAAATGTAGTGTTTGATTCACTTGGTGATAACCCTCAAGGAACGCGTTTCTTACCATGTGAAGAAGCATTAGAAAACCGCAAGCGTTGGATTCTAGCAGGGCCAGCCGCTTCAGGTGACATTGTGATTGATGATGGCGCAGTTAACGCTGTGGTGGGTAAGGGCAGTAGCCTACTTGCGAAAGGCCTTATCAAAGTGAGCGGAGAGTTTGCTCGCGGTGACGTTGTACGCGTGACCGACACACAAGGCAAGTTGATTGCACGTGGTATCGCCAGTTACTCGAGCCAAGACATGGCAAAAATTGTCGGCAAACACAGTAAAGATATAATTGGAATTTTAGGTTACGACTACGGCAATGAAGTATTGCACCGTGACGATATGGTCGTAATTCAGGAATAA
- a CDS encoding glutamate-5-semialdehyde dehydrogenase, with protein MELISMGIAAKDVAFQLATASTAQKNQALAIIADELEANADTILAANAKDIEQGRNAGLTEALLDRLLLNPERLTGIANDVRNVISLNDPVGSELDSKVLENGMSLSRRRVPLGVVGVIYEARPNVTIDIAALCLKTGNASILRGGKETFFSNMELVKVIQSALAKAALPAASVQYIEKPDRELVSQLLKLDEYVDMIIPRGGAGLHKMCKENSTIPVIIGGFGISHIFVDESANLEKSLDVVENSKVQRPSACNSLDTLLVHEKVAAEFLPMLAERLADKVALVAEPKAKALLNNAKELRDAGEGDFDTEWLSYTLGVKVVADVHEAVDHMRVHNASHSDAIMTNSLENSEVFINSVGSAAVYVNASTRFTDGAQFGLGAEVAVSTQKLHARGPMGLEELTSYKWVGKANYLPRS; from the coding sequence GTGGAATTGATTTCTATGGGTATCGCTGCCAAAGACGTGGCTTTCCAATTGGCAACAGCATCAACAGCGCAAAAAAACCAAGCTTTGGCAATTATTGCTGATGAACTTGAAGCCAATGCTGATACGATTTTAGCGGCAAATGCGAAAGATATCGAACAAGGTCGTAATGCAGGCCTAACAGAAGCGCTGCTTGATCGTTTGTTGTTAAACCCAGAGCGTTTAACAGGGATTGCTAACGACGTACGTAATGTGATTAGTCTAAATGATCCTGTAGGTAGTGAACTAGACAGTAAAGTGCTTGAAAACGGTATGTCGTTGTCACGCCGTCGCGTACCACTTGGTGTGGTTGGTGTAATTTATGAAGCTCGCCCTAACGTAACGATTGATATTGCCGCATTATGCTTAAAAACGGGTAACGCCAGTATCCTACGTGGTGGTAAAGAGACGTTTTTCTCCAATATGGAATTGGTTAAAGTGATTCAGTCTGCACTGGCGAAAGCGGCGTTGCCTGCGGCATCAGTCCAGTACATCGAAAAGCCAGATCGTGAACTGGTTTCTCAGCTACTGAAGTTGGATGAGTACGTGGATATGATCATTCCACGTGGTGGTGCTGGCCTGCACAAAATGTGTAAAGAAAACAGTACGATTCCTGTGATCATTGGTGGCTTTGGTATTAGCCATATCTTTGTTGATGAAAGTGCTAACCTAGAAAAGTCATTGGATGTGGTTGAAAACTCAAAAGTACAACGACCATCGGCATGTAACTCATTGGATACGCTATTGGTTCACGAAAAAGTAGCGGCGGAGTTCTTACCTATGCTAGCAGAGCGTTTGGCGGATAAGGTTGCGCTTGTTGCTGAGCCAAAAGCGAAAGCACTACTTAACAATGCAAAAGAGCTGCGTGATGCAGGTGAAGGTGACTTTGATACCGAATGGCTAAGCTACACGCTAGGCGTTAAAGTGGTTGCTGATGTTCATGAAGCTGTTGATCACATGCGTGTTCATAACGCCAGTCACTCAGATGCAATTATGACTAACAGCCTAGAAAACTCAGAAGTGTTTATTAACTCGGTTGGTTCTGCGGCGGTCTATGTGAATGCTTCGACGCGTTTCACTGATGGTGCGCAGTTCGGTCTTGGCGCGGAAGTGGCTGTATCTACTCAGAAACTTCATGCTCGCGGTCCAATGGGCTTGGAAGAGCTGACCAGCTACAAATGGGTAGGTAAGGCAAATTACTTGCCGCGTAGTTAA
- the nrdR gene encoding transcriptional regulator NrdR, whose amino-acid sequence MHCPFCSENDTKVIDSRLVADGHQVRRRRQCLACSERFTTFETAELVMPRVIKSNGNREPFNEDKMVGGMQRALEKRPVSADSVELAISMIKSQLRATGEREVSSDMIGNLVMDQLKELDKVAYIRFASVYRSFEDIREFGEEIAKLED is encoded by the coding sequence ATGCATTGTCCTTTTTGTTCTGAGAACGACACTAAAGTGATCGATTCTCGCTTGGTGGCCGATGGTCATCAGGTACGCCGCCGCCGGCAATGTCTGGCATGCAGCGAACGATTTACCACTTTTGAAACCGCTGAACTCGTGATGCCTCGCGTCATTAAATCTAACGGCAATCGCGAACCCTTTAATGAAGATAAAATGGTTGGTGGCATGCAACGTGCGTTAGAAAAGCGCCCTGTCAGTGCTGACTCTGTGGAGCTAGCCATCAGCATGATTAAGTCACAGTTGCGTGCAACTGGTGAACGAGAAGTATCCAGTGACATGATTGGTAATCTCGTGATGGATCAGTTGAAAGAGTTGGATAAGGTTGCCTACATCCGCTTTGCCTCTGTATACCGTAGCTTCGAAGATATTCGTGAGTTTGGCGAAGAGATCGCTAAGCTGGAAGACTAA